Below is a genomic region from Hydrogenimonas thermophila.
TACAGGAAATGCAAAAGAGGATTTAAAAGTATTACTTGAGAAGTAGGGTTTTCCCCCTACTCTCTGAAAACCTTTCAAATAATATGCTTCAAACTACTGTTTTCTTATATGTTCTGCTTCTATAAAAAACTGGTGAGCAAGCGTAATTACAAAAAAGACCTGCCCGAAGATTCCAACACCTGGAATCAGCGAAAGCAGATAAAGTATGAAAGTTGTTGCAGCTATACGCCACTTTGCTCTTTTAAAAATGGTTTTCATCTCATCTTTGTCAAAAATCTCACCTGCAACATCACGTGTTAAAAGTGAATGAAATAGAAAATAGAATGGAGCGTTAACTGCAACAATGTTAATAAGAGGTATAAAATAAAATGGAAGTGATACAAAGAAAAAGAGTAAAAAAAGTGCAAACTTTTTAAGCATAAAAACGATGTAGTCTGTTATTGGTACAGTAGCTTTACGTTCAATTGTTGGGTAGTGTCTTTTTTGTACCTCAGCAACTATATATGGAGTAAAAAAACCTATGATAATTACAGCTAAAATAACTGAAATAAGAACTGCAAATCCTCCACCAATTACATAAAAAAGTGTTCCGGCTATTGCTTTAAAAAGAAAACTTCCAGCTATTGCAGAAAAGATAGGATACTCTTTTGCAAATTGAGCCATCTCATTTTGTGTTTGTGCTACATCCGGATTTTCCGCTATTTGTGCAGCTATATTTAACATATCAAAAAACTCACCCGAAAGGTAGTAGAGAAAAATAAAGGATACAAGCATCGTTATAATAAACGGTGCTGTTGTAAGTGTTAAAAATTTTGTTGTTAAAAAGTCTGAAAAAGCCTTGGCTAAAAGAGAGCCTTCTGTATATCTATTTTGTATCTTTTGAGTCATTCTCATTTTCCTGTGGTTCTATTATAATTGTATCATCATCACTTTTATCTTCTATATTATACCCCAATAAATCCATACCAAATTAGACAACAAGCCAAATTGCTCTATAATTAGGTATTTACAAACGAAAAAGTTACACCTAAAACTTTCACCCAATGGGTGTAACTTTTTCAAACACGGAAGGAAATTATGCCACAAACTATATTAAGCTTTGATATTGAAACAACAAATGAGAAATTAACACCAAGAGCAGGTGTAGCAATATTTGGTGAATACCTAAAAGGTATGAATC
It encodes:
- a CDS encoding EI24 domain-containing protein, with amino-acid sequence MTQKIQNRYTEGSLLAKAFSDFLTTKFLTLTTAPFIITMLVSFIFLYYLSGEFFDMLNIAAQIAENPDVAQTQNEMAQFAKEYPIFSAIAGSFLFKAIAGTLFYVIGGGFAVLISVILAVIIIGFFTPYIVAEVQKRHYPTIERKATVPITDYIVFMLKKFALFLLFFFVSLPFYFIPLINIVAVNAPFYFLFHSLLTRDVAGEIFDKDEMKTIFKRAKWRIAATTFILYLLSLIPGVGIFGQVFFVITLAHQFFIEAEHIRKQ